A genomic window from Triticum urartu cultivar G1812 chromosome 7, Tu2.1, whole genome shotgun sequence includes:
- the LOC125523025 gene encoding receptor kinase-like protein Xa21 translates to MQDQKLYIWSRLLLLANQTKRGMAMGVMSFLWSLLALLMIVMVIASDEAALLAFKAQVSDGSSLASWNSSADFCSWEGVTCSHRRPARVVELSLDSRALAGVLSPALGNLTFLRMLNLSFNWFHGEIPASLGRLRRLQRLDLNDNSFSGKFPVNLSSCIRLNKMGLHNNKIGGHIPAELGEKFISLAVISLRNNSFTGPIPGSLANLSYLRYLDFSANQLVGSIPPVLGSIQTMRFFSLSQNNLSGMLPPSLYNLSSLEVFDISHNMLYGSILDDIDNKFPKINGLYLGNNYFAGTIPSSISNLSNLIQLSLGFNRFSGYVPPTLGKLQALQHLHLSDTKLEANDNKGWEFITSLANCSQLRFLSLGGYSLEGLLPASVTNLSTTLQELYLLDSRVTGVIPADIGNLVGLTRLAIANNYISGVIPESIGKLENLVELALYNNSLSGLIPPSIGNLSQLNRLYAYYGNLEGPIPASLGELKNLFLLDLSTNYRLNGSIPREILKLSGLSWYLDLSYNSLSGPLPNEVGSLANLNQLILSGNQLSGKIPDSIQNCIVLDWLLLDNNLFEGSIPRSLTNIKGLSKLNLTMNKLSGNIPEALASIGNLQELYLAHNDFSGSIPAVLQNLTSLSKLDLSFNNLQGEVPDGGVFRNITYVEVVAGNTNLCGGRPQLHLVPCSTSRIRKNRKRMSKSLVISLATAGTILLSVLVLVLVWILRRKLRQSQKILVQYSDAENHYERIPYHALMRGTNEFSDINLLGRGSYGAVYKCVLANEDRTLAIKVFNLGQSRYSKSFEVECEAMRRIRHRCLINIITSCSSVDHQGQEFKALVFEFMPNGNLDGWLHPKSQEPTTNNTLSLAQRLDIAINIVDAVEYLHIYCQPLVIHCDLKPSNILLADDMSARVGDFGISRILQENTSERMQTSYSTIGIKGSIGYVAPEYGEGSVVSTHGDIYSLGILLLEMFTGRRPTDDRFIDSLDLHKFVEDALLDRTLEVADPTIWMHNEQHENNTIRTQKCLVSALRLGISCSKQQPRERTLTGDAAAEMRAIRDAYLAFAG, encoded by the exons ATGCAAGACCAAAAATTGTATATATGGAGCAGGCTACTGCTACTTGCCAACCAAACCAAGAGGGGCATGGCAATGGGGGTCATGAGTTTCCTATGGTCATTGCTAGCGCTCCTGATGATCGTCATGGTGATCGCCAGCGATGAGGCCGCGTTGCTTGCTTTTAAAGCACAAGTCAGCGATGGCAGCTCGCTGGCCTCCTGGAATAGCAGTGCTGATTTCTGCAGCTGGGAAGGCGTGACATGCAGCCACCGGAGGCCCGCGCGGGTGGTGGAGCTGAGCTTGGACAGCAGAGCACTCGCCGGAGTACTCTCCCCAGCCCTAGGGAACCTCACGTTCCTGCGGATGCTCAACCTGAGCTTCAACTGGTTCCATGGGGAGATTCCAGCAAGCCTCGGCCGCCTCCGTCGCCTACAGAGGCTAGACTTGAACGACAACTCCTTCTCCGGCAAGTTCCCTGTAAACCTGAGTTCCTGCATTAGGCTGAACAAAATGGGACTACACAACAACAAGATTGGCGGCCACATCCCAGCTGAGCTCGGCGAAAAGTTCATATCCCTAGCAGTGATCTCGCTGAGGAACAACAGTTTCACAGGTCCCATCCCGGGGTCTTTGGCCAATCTGTCCTATCTACGATATCTGGATTTCTCTGCCAACCAGCTAGTTGGCTCAATCCCACCAGTGCTCGGAAGCATCCAGACCATGCGGTTTTTCAGTCTCTCCCAAAACAACCTCTCTGGTATGCTTCCACCTTCTCTCTACAACTTATCGTCGCTGGAAGTTTTTGATATAAGTCACAATATGTTGTATGGAAGCATTCTGGATGATATCGACAACAAGTTCCCCAAGATAAATGGTCTTTACTTGGGTAATAATTACTTCGCGGGGACCATCCCTTCCTCAATATCTAATCTATCTAACCTCATACAACTCAGCCTGGGGTTCAATAGATTTAGTGGGTATGTGCCTCCAACATTGGGGAAGTTGCAAGCTCTCCAACATCTCCACTTGTCTGACACTAAGCTTGAAGCAAATGATAACAAAGGGTGGGAATTCATCACTTCTTTGGCAAACTGCAGCCAGTTGCGCTTCTTGTCACTCGGCGGCTACTCTTTAGAAGGATTGCTGCCAGCTTCAGTTACTAACCTCTCAACGACTCTTCAAGAGTTATACTTACTGGACAGTCGGGTCACTGGAGTTATTCCTGCAGACATAGGCAATTTGGTTGGTCTCACCAGGCTTGCAATAGCAAACAATTATATCTCCGGAGTGATCCCAGAGAGCATCGGTAAGCTGGAAAACTTGGTTGAGCTAGCCTTGTATAACAATAGCTTGTCTGGCCTCATACCGCCGTCAATAGGGAACCTCTCACAGTTAAACAGGCTTTATGCATACTACGGAAACTTGGAGGGGCCCATTCCAGCAAGCCTGGGGGAGCTGAAAAACCTATTCTTACTTGATTTGTCAACAAACTACAGACTTAACGGTTCAATACCCAGAGAGATTTTGAAATTATCTGGCCTTTCTTGGTACTTGGACTTGTCATACAATTCCCTTTCAGGACCCCTTCCTAATGAGGTTGGTAGCTTGGCAAACCTCAACCAACTGATTCTATCAGGAAATCAGTTGTCTGGCAAGATACCGGATAGTATTCAGAATTGCATAGTCTTGGACTGGTTATTATTAGACAATAATTTGTTCGAGGGGAGCATACCTCGATCACTGACAAATATTAAGGGGCTCAGTAAACTGAATCTGACCATGAATAAGCTCTCTGGTAATATTCCTGAGGCCCTTGCTAGTATCGGAAACCTGCAGGAACTGTACCTAGCACACAATGACTTTTCTGGATCAATCCCGGCAGTTCTACAGAATTTGACTTCATTGTCCAAATTGGATCTGTCCTTTAATAATTTGCAAGGTGAGGTGCCAGATGGAGGTGTTTTCAGAAACATCACTTATGTAGAAGTTGTTGCTGGGAATACCAATCTGTGTGGTGGTAGACCTCAACTTCACTTGGTTCCATGTTCCACAAGCCGCATTAGGAAGAACAGAAAAAGGATGTCAAAGTCTCTTGTAATTTCGCTAGCAACAGCTGGAACAATCTTGTTGTCAGTTTTGGTTCTTGTTCTTGTTTGGATACTTCGTAGGAAGCTCAGACAAAGCCAGAAGATACTAGTGCAGTACTCAGATGCTGAGAACCATTATGAAAGAATCCCCTATCATGCATTAATGAGAGGAACTAACGAATTTTCAGATATTAACTTGCTTGGGAGAGGAAGTTACGGTGCAGTTTATAAGTGTGTTTTGGCAAATGAGGACAGAACATTGGCTATCAAGGTGTTTAACCTCGGTCAATCCAGGTATTCCAAGAGTTTCGAGGTTGAATGTGAAGCCATGAGAAGGATACGGCATCGTTGTCTCATAAATATCATTACTTCTTGTTCAAGCGTTGACCACCAAGGTCAAGAGTTCAAGGCATTGGTGTTTGAGTTCATGCCAAATGGTAACTTGGATGGTTGGCTCCACCCAAAATCTCAAGAGCCCACTACAAACAACACGCTCAGCCTTGCCCAGAGGCTTGATATTGCTATCAATATTGTGGACGCAGTAGAATATCTGCACATCTATTGTCAACCATTGGTAATCCATTGTGATCTTAAGCCAAGCAACATTCTTCTTGCTGACGACATGAGCGCCCGCGTTGGAGACTTTGGCATATCAAGGATCCTTCAAGAAAATACAAGCGAGAGGATGCAAACTTCATATAGCACAATTGGGATAAAAGGTTCCATTGGCTATGTTGCTCCAG AGTATGGAGAAGGCTCTGTGGTCTCAACTCACGGTGATATTTATAGTCTTGGCATATTGCTGCTTGAGATGTTCACTGGAAGGCGCCCAACAGATGACAGGTTCATAGATTCATTGGATCTGCATAAGTTTGTCGAGGATGCTCTTCTAGATAGAACCTTGGAGGTAGCTGACCCAACAATCTGGATGCACAACGAACAACACGAGAACAATACTATTAGAACGCAGAAGTGCTTGGTTTCAGCGTTGAGGCTTGGCATATCCTGCTCAAAGCAACAGCCTCGAGAACGAACATTGACAGGAGATGCAGCAGCAGAGATGCGTGCAATCAGAGATGCATACCTCGCGTTTGCTGGCTAG